In Bactrocera oleae isolate idBacOlea1 chromosome 5, idBacOlea1, whole genome shotgun sequence, a genomic segment contains:
- the LOC106625559 gene encoding gustatory receptor for bitter taste 66a, whose amino-acid sequence MSEINGRPQPFLQSFNSIYYLCKLLGVYPYDLQKFYYQGILQGSRLGSCVVVTVMCITFMLFNLSIFTFGDEQVTAKNNHLSIIVTVVFTYITPATMFTDQITAIRNQTRLPELFERIDYVDEDLRQLGISVDNRRVQRGIWLMIGFTFFCEFFIFFSSIWFLLDELKWTTALWIFISLPTFYNTLDKIWFLGILLGLRDRFDAINAELERIAENLEKGQTRQLKGELCQGNDLVLQTSLPLRMEQVEDIKLERLVRNAFGDLLHDREPIKNCMLSISHESSLCTFKAVQERFISLCQLHDSTCRIAKLLNELWSYPILILMAFGFVNVTSQLYFVYCATQIDHTIPLVFRSAKERSISTVFLTYIGGKCVSLMLYSWKTSQAARRAGICLHKCGVAADTNAVYEIVNHLSLKLLNHAINFSACGFFALDMGTLYAVCGAITSYLIILIQFDMAGQQVRISKELAASNETTAVELITENYTVMPMASTTPWD is encoded by the exons ATGTCCGAAATCAATGGACGGCCGCAGCCATTTTTGCAAagctttaattcaatttattatcTTTGCAAACTTTTAGGCGTTTATCCATATGATTTGCAGAAATTCTATTATCAAGGCATACTGCAGGGCTCACGCCTAGGCAGCTGCGTGGTGGTGACGGTAATGTGCATCACCTTCATGCTCTTCAACTTATCCATATTTACCTTTGGCGACGAACAGGTCACAGCAAAGAATA ATCACCTAAGTATTATCGTCACAGTAGTGTTTACCTATATTACTCCCGCCACCATGTTCACCGATCAGATAACCGCTATACGTAATCAAACGCGGCTACCTGAACTCTTCGAACGCATCGACTATGTCGACGAGGATCTTCGGCAGTTGGGTATTTCGGTGGATAATCGACGCGTACAGCGCGGCATTTGGCTGATGATCGggttcacttttttctgtgaattttttatatttttctcttcAATCTGGTTTTTGCTTGACGAATTGAAATGGACCACAGCGCTATGGATCTTTATCTCGCTTCCAACATTCTATAACACACTAGATAAAATTTGGTTTCTAGGCATTTTGTTGGGGCTGAGAGATCGTTTTGACGCCATTAATGCAGAGCTGGAAAGGATAGCAGAAAATCTGGAGAAAGGACAGACACGGCAGCTGAAGGGTGAACTCTGTCAGGGTAACGATTTGGTGCTGCAGACATCACTGCCACTGCGCATGGAACAGGTCGAGG ATATCAAATTGGAGCGTCTGGTGCGCAATGCTTTCGGTGATTTACTGCACGACCGCGAACCGATTAAAAACTGCATGCTCAGCATAAGCCATGAAAGCTCGCTTTGCACATTCAAAGCTGTACAGGAACGTTTCATAAGCTTATGTCAGTTGCACGACAGCACTTGTAGGATTGCCAAGTTGCTCAACGAACTTTGGTCGTATCCAATATTGATACTGATGGCCTTCGGTTTTGTCAACGTTACATCACAACTTTACTTTGTTTATTGCGCTACGCAAATTGAC CATACCATCCCACTGGTCTTTCGCTCCGCCAAGGAGCGCTCCATCTCGACCGTATTTCTCACTTACATCGGCGGCAAATGCGTGTCGTTGATGCTTTACAGCTGGAAGACGTCACAGGCAGCGCGTCGTGCCGGCATTTGCCTGCATAAGTGTGGCGTTGCCGCTGACACCAATGCGGTTTATGAAATT GTTAATCATTTGTCATTGAAGCTCTTGAATCACGCCATAAATTTCTCGGCATGCGGATTTTTTGCGCTGGACATGGGTACTTTATATGCG GTTTGTGGCGCAATAACCAGTTATCTGATTATACTCATACAATTCGATATGGCCGGGCAACAAGTGCGGATTTCTAAGGAGTTGGCTGCTTCGAATGAGACTACCGCCGTTGAGTTAATAACTGAAAATTACACCGTTATGCCGATGGCATCAACAACGCCATGGGATTAG